ttaatatatgtgcTAATAATGTTGAtcgatattattttcttatcaaATCAATGATAACTTTGTTCAtccaattcaatttatattttttaaatgtattcattaatatattaggtccatacatatgaaattggcgttatGCTGTACTTCGACCACAACTATCTGTCTGGTTTGGACttaaaaaatccaatttttttacaacatttttagatCCAACGTTTTGGTACTGGAGATTTCGGCCTGCAGAACAAACCACGTGGACGGCCGGAGACCAAAGTTGATAACGAAGGGTTTTCtgctatatatttaagttagcTGTAAGCTGCCACTTGAAGCTAATTGGGAAGGTGAAAAAGCTTCATCGCACGAATTGAGTGAACCAATTCGctaaacgcgcgtcgactgctccGTTATATGACtcaaccggcacaataatgaatgGATTTGAAATCGAATAATAACCTGTGATGAAGAATAGCTACTGTACGTTAATTGGAAGCGCTCATCGCAATGGCTGAACCTAGCCGAGCCAGCCAAATCGTGCCCCAGTGACTAGTGTCAGTGCAGTATAAGTTTCTTAAAACTGGCTAGAcgattacggctgatgtctatgaTCGGCAATTGcgaaccatgatggaaaaggtAGCGACTAAACAACCAAGGCTAGTCAAAGActctagaccacacactgcacaacagactgctaccaaattagaggaGCTCCAATTAGAATGTCTAAGACTTCCGCGATAGTctccggaccttgctccaacagaatccatttttttagaatttttaagtTACGCAAGGTAGAggcataatattaaaattgtaaagtaAGTAAAATTGAGGCAGTCGAAAAGTCTGcctataaagattttattgattcccgttcGAATGTTTTTTTCAGTAAaaggatcaatgaactacctataagatggcaaaagtTCATAGCAAATACATGCCTTGATTagttaaatgatattttaataaaaactatatcttcttcatagtattgtcttgtagtattttattaagatagcttttacacatttaaagaaaacacttttttaccggattgaagctatgtattgtcaccgtgaccacgcacgcgaaacgtcggtaaaaatttaaaattatgtaaaataattataagtttataataaacatatacatagcttcaatccggtaaaaaagtagttttagttcgctaatttcatatgtaaggttgaaatatattattttccaagTTTTTTTAGTAGTTTATGTGACCGAAAATAATCAGGTTTTGGGTTAATTTCAATAAGTAATGTCTGATGGTAATGATAACATGGTAAGTCTCAAAACAGGTTACGAGTCTTGGAGAACGTCATTATAATCTTGcgttttatcaaatattttgacatatgTCAAACTATGAGTCATATTTGGCGCTAGTCGTCTGGATATTAGAGAAAAGGATATAaaccttataaataaaactacataaaTTCCATTTAGAGTTTAATAAcgataaattaacaattctaaaaaaaacacagttttTATTCGTAacaaatagttataaaatatttcgtaaCATGTTTCGTGAGTACCTGGGCCTAGTCATTTTACTTATCAAATATTTCCCAACTTGAAATAGAACTTTTGGCAAATTGGAATGCacgtaaattttaacaattcaatttttaaactgttaaaatatttatttcaatccattaaatagtattttacaaaacattttaaaattaatttaaacacacaATATGTTGAATTTAGGCCCTTTGGCTCATTCCTTGATAAATACTTAtaccatattaaaattacaaatatactatatgatatattactcaacaaaatatacgtattttattaaaattttctagcTAGAAATTCTGGACCATTCCTGGATTAATAATTCAGTCCACTTGCATAGAAATTTCAGTGAAACAAACAGCTCTTTCAATCCTCTGGCAGTCAAAATTCGTAAGACAAAGCGTTggatcaacaaaaaaaaaatgttctttttTGCGTTAAAGCGCATGCGGGCATGAAGGGGAATAAAAGAGCAGACCAACTCGCAATAAAAGCGTATAAAAAAGATTGCCTATGACATTTGAAGAACTGTCTACGTGGAAACACGATAGAAAAATGGAATCACAGATAATGGCGAAACAGCTGCAATAACTAAGTAATTCTTTCTAAATTCGGCCTTTacgataattaaacaaataaaaccaacGGGATTGATTTCCCAGATGTTGACAGGTCACGGTGGATTCTTGTCTCTCTACAGGTTCAGGGTTAGACAAAGTGCTGCCTGTCCTTGAAATACAGCTGAAGAGACGGTGTTACATATCCTGGCCGtcgtatgtatgtatatgacAGGTATACTATAAGCTATGGGCATAAAAGTAAACAATGTTCAACAATAGGTTAAGAGGCATCTTTCTggttattaagataaatagtAGCTCTTGATCATCTGTATATAAAAGTTGGATAAACCAAAGGCTTCCCAAATTTAAGCTTTCCAGTTCGTTTATTAGCAGTtggtaacattaaaaaaaatatctaaacgaTAGTAAGTTAACTAAgaggttttttaaataatttcttcgTCTAgtccttattatttttttttatacaaaaaccaTTAGTTTATATGATATTAGATATTCGTGccagtaaagaaaaacaacagCAAATTCTTTGAATaaggtttataaaatttaatataataacaacatAACATTCTATGTTCTTGTGTGATCACAAATAAGACCTAGCAAGTTCCAATATTTCTGagaatttatgttttattaaaggtCTTAATGctgttttaacaataatttgtaaatgcGAAAAAACTGagattaattgtttttaaaactgtcGTTAGCCGTCTGCGTCCGCAGAAACGCATCCAAAATGGTTGAATTGAAGTACTTAACGAGTTCCCTTATATTGTGAGATGGTATCTAATCCTGTTCTGGCGTTACTACTAGTCACACCAATTTAACTAATATCGCTTGCTTCGGCcataaattacatacaaatttgaaaaatatattttacacattaatagGCGTTAAACAATTCGAAttcttttaatgaaattacagTAAATCTACCGCAATTACAGTATATCCGGGAGTCATCAGTGTCAGTGGTAATGGTCCGCCGAAACCTTCTCGAGCTTCTCGAAATGCCGCCTGGCGTTGCGGATATTGAGGAGCGTCGCTTCAGAAGGGATTTTCGGGTCGGACAGCTCCACCATGACGTACGTGTTGGTCGTGAAGCCGTCGATGAAGGCCGCGAAGGCGCTGTTGCGGACCTCCATGCTCTGGAACTGCGCCGCCAGCTTCGAGCAGGACAATTTGAACTGTTTCACGATATTGGAAACCTTTTCGAAGCGATGAGCGTCCCTGTGGGCGCGCCGTTGGCAGTGGGACACCACCAGGAATGTGGCTCGCTCGAATAGGAGTACCTGATGTCAAATACCTGCTTTATAATTTAGACAAGGGCTGTGTTGTTAACTGTAGcttatgtattatattctgCGTAATTATctagatattataataataactagcTGTAGAAATACATATCGTCTATGGTTAAGCATAGACACATAGAGTATTccacatttaaacaaaatgtgtttttctttaaggcaataaaaaaaaattcaaggggctacaacctttttaggtctgggcctcagatttctgtgtctgtttcatgataatttgtcaatctaagtGGCAAGTGGATGATCAGCCTGCgactgacacacgccattTGGGACTAAGGcaatccggtttcctcacgaagctttccttcaccgttcgagcgaatgataaatgagcacatagaaagtccaatGGTGCACAGggggtcgaacctacgacctcagagatgagagtcacacgatgaagccactaagccagcACTGCTCTGAGGCAACAGATGGCGTTAATCTTAAAATTTTgttcatttgtaaaaaaaaatctagtctTTGTTTCTCTGGAAACAGGTTAGTTCTAAAAGCTATTTACCGAAGGTGCTAAGTAtagaattattcatttattaatattgttaagaaGTTACATTAAAAGGCGTACCTCATCAGCATCAACAATTGCAGCAAACTGTTTGAGCGATGACTCCAACACTTTGACATTGGGTATTAACTTATAAACTATACTGGACCACgctctgaaaaaaaaaaaaaaacattatcattaaatactagttttattaaaaaaattgttattatatcaTTGATTTTACATTGTcttcacatataattattaaacaagtgtatacaaaatattgtcaaaACCGTTCAAAATTAAAGGTctggctgaattctattgtattaggtacttaaaaacaacgtcatcggctgtttcGACTAAGTATGAGTAGTCCCTTAGAAgttgttataacagattttgactgtgcTTCGGTTTTCAAGCATGTATTTAGTAGGTGTATGTTTGTCCACAAATTTGTTGACTAAAAGTAAAgatgtttcattaaaatcaggtctataaaaaaaggaacAATTTTAggtttattgtttcatgaaaataataaactgccATATTAATTTCAGCTCCACCTGTGTATTGAACCTCAAGCTCCAGTCCAACATGCTATATAGAAATGCAATGTTTGGGTATTCTGTGTACACATTAGGgcagaattataaaattacatatctGCTTACCAGGAACATCTTTAAAAAGTCAGAATAGTCGCAGAACTTAACAGTTAAACTAAACTTAGCTCAGTTGTGTCTTGAATATTCCTtacaacttaattttattgccAAATCAAATTCGCCCACTTTAGCCAAATTAGccactatttatttaagttaaaagctcacaatttaatatctaaaaaaatacttcttaTTCATcaacaataacataaaattacttttgacATCTTATTATTTGCAAAACAACACACATGTGATAAGGGAAAATAATTGCCAATGATTCAATgtacaaaacataaaatatgtaacatctataataaatgatatagcGGTTGTTTATGACTAATTGTATAGAATCactttgtatttttagtaaataaaaaataccttatatgaataataaaccACATTGAACTTACTTGTATAGTGTTTCATCCCATATACTTGTTCTAAAGCATGTGCACTCTAATGGTTTTGAAAGCCCTTTAAGGTCCTCTTCACGactcttaaatatttcatctCGCCTTTCCTCAGCAACCAGATCCATTTTGTGAACTAAACAGAAAATTCTTGCTTCTGGTGAGTTCTGAAATATAGTAACAGATTTTGTCATAGATATATATAGTAGCAAGTAGAAGAGTTTCCTAATTACAAAATCttgatttattcaaaaatatttctaatatatttctaatgtCTGCAATAGGAAATCACACATTAATCTTTGTTGAAAttgcaataattgttttataatgatacTCCAATTCCAACTATAAAtgaatatcaatttaaataagttttatttcatttacataaattatagaatGAAAGTACCTGTAATATAGCTTCTAAGCAAGACTGGTAATAATGATAATCTTTTTCCATTTCACGGCTTTCAAcatcaaaaacatatattaagaCTTCAACATTTCTAAATATGTTGTCTCTTTGTGATGCAAAGTAGTTCTCCATAAAAGCCTCCTGGCCCCCACAATCCCAAAGATTTAGTACAAGGTTTCCAAGAAATCTTACATGGGAATGTTCTACATCAACTGTAACAGGCAtagatgtattaaatataacaagacatatgatttactttaatttctGCTTTGTTTATAAACTGTACTTACTTGTGGCACCCAATCTGCGTGTATCTCTTGCTATGTAGTTTGCAAATATGATAGACCTCATACTAGTCTTGCCTGAACCACTTTTACCCATCAACAATACCtagaagatattttaattaatcttagaaaacatataaaacataccaacgtttatatattagaaattgATAAGATTAACAACGTACCTTTTTCTTCATGATTATAGTTTAAAAGTTATCACTTTCACAGTTAAGCCTTAATAACTTTTAACGTGACCCTAAGAGATTAAATGTATTGCGAAACACAAAGGTGTCTAACACGTATATTATGTAGTGAtgataattacaaattttctCTCGTATTCAACGCTACAAGCTAAGTGTGAAACAATACGTCTAAGCTGCATTAGgttatttagtaaaaacaattactttaactttctttaattaagaacttttaaagtattactgtttagaatttaattcagggttctaaatttttattcaccCATTCAATTCCTGTATGAACCACTTCCACAGATCACAGATGTGTTGATTgtcattattattgataaatgcCTACCAAAAGTCACTATGAAATTACTTAAATCCTAGGGACAACTCACGATTTTATACACAGGTAGAATGCATGTTTTTGCTTTATAGGTGTGCATCCTAATCTATTCTGGAACATGTCTGAACCAcgagataataataattactttcaAGTTGACGAGAATCATATACTCACAAGCCACACAGTACATATTCACCGGATGTCCTATCTATTTGTCAACTGTCAATTTCTCAAAGTCAATAACAAAACGAAGAAGCTTTAGAAACTCGTGGATCATTtgcaaaattagaaaaaaataagatatgaCTTAccttttaacataattaataaaaaatctgtatgAAATGGCTCGTCATcgaaatataagaaatagaaGTTATTCAGACGATTATGATTACGAAGACGTTTACGGCCACTCGGTTGAAGACGATGTTTGTTTATCTCCAAGTGATGCTGCTCAGTTCATATATGATCGTTCCAGAAATCAACATGCTATATCACAATTTCTGGAGTCGGATGACATTCAGGAAGAGCCAGAAATTGAAGTCGATGTCGATAACTCTCGGCCATCTTTCGAACGTCGCGAATCCATGGATTTACGTGGACTAAATTTGACTGAAGAGGACGAAACTAAGCTAATGTCTTGCTTAGATGAACTACGAAACGTTTTGGGAGATACGGTATCAGATACTATTCTTATACAGGcagtaataaaacataaatttgatTACAATAAAGCCCtggatgaaattttaaataataataaacgggACAACATCAAAGTTTCGACAGAAAAGCCCAAAATAGTCATTGACTCTGCCCCTATAATACCAAATCTTGATAAAGCTCCAATAATTTCAACTTCTACATTGgataaaacaatattgattGCTTCTAAACCAGAAGAGAATAACATAGCAGTTGtaaaaggttttaaaataaataatgatatcaCATATAGCAGACCACAGACACCCAGAGACCAATCACCAGCTGTGACTTCTAGAGCTGACAACTTAGATGAATCAAAATCAACTCCAAaagtaaaggaaaacaaaatTGATCCAACTATTAAATACTCCAATGAACGAGGATCTGATAAGGagcatttatatattgttgttattGGTCATGTTGATGCTGGAAAATCTACCCTAATGGGACACTTACTTTGTGAGCTTGGTGAGGTAAGTCAGAGAACCTTGCATAAATATGAACAAGAAAGCAAAAAAATTGGAAAGCAGAGCTTTATGTATGCCTGGGTCTTAGATGAGACAGGTGAGGAGAGAGTTAGAGGTATCACAATGGATGTTGGTAAAGCTCAgtttgaaacaaaaacaaagaaagtaattattttagatgCACCGGGACATGCAGATTTTATTCCTAATATGATTACTGGGGCCGGACAAGCAGATGTCGCATTGTTAGTTGTCGATGCCACTCGAGGAGAATTTGAGTCAGGTTTTGAACTGGGAGGACAGACTCGTGAACATGCATTGCTTGTTAGATCATTAGGAGTAAGTCAATTAGCTGTGGCTGTGAACAAACTTGATACTACCAATTGGTCGCAGGAAAGATTCAATGTAATTGTTAAAAAGTTGaagttgtttttaaaacaagcTGGTTACAAAGACTCAGATGTGACATTTGTCCCGTGCTCAGGGCTAACTGGAGACAATCTGGTGAAGCCTTCAAATGAAGCAGAGTTGCTTAACTGGTATACTGGACCTACTTTACTAGATGTAATAGATAAGTTTAATGTTCCAGAGAGGCCTGTGTCAAAGCCCATGCGAATGTCTATTAATGATGTATATAAAGGAACCGGTTCTGGGTTTTGCGTTGCAGGCCGTATTGAAAATGGTATTGTAAATAAAGGCGATAAAGTTTTAGTTTGTCCTTCAAAAGAAATGGCTGAAGTCAGAAATATGGCTATAAATGAACTGTCGACTAACATTGCGTTTGCCGGTGACCAAGTGGCAATAACACTAGCAGGGGTAGAGATGCAAAATGTTTCTATAGGTTACATACTGTGTGATTCGGTCTATCAGGTACCAGTGACTTCACGATTTGAAGCAAGGCTTGTGGTTTTTAATGTTAAGGTGCCGATAACTAAGGGATATCCTGTATTGCTACACCACCAGTCACTAATAGAATCGGCACATATCAGAAAATTGAaggcattattaaataaaagcacCGGAGAAATGATAAAGAAAAAGCCTAGATGTTTAGGAAACAATTCAGTAGCGGTAGTGGATATAGAAGTTTGTCGGCCTATTTGTATTGAGAGGTATAAGGATGTTAAGGAGTTGGGTCGTGTCATGTTACGCGTGGCGGGTGTCACTATAGCAGCAGGACTTGTCACAGAGATTTATACCGATTGATCTGATAACCTAATAGCGTTGCTAGCGCTGaaccattttatttatgagaCTAAATTCATGTACAATTGTAATGTGCTATACATAAAcgtgatataaaaattatttcatattgttattgtaaattatatttattacgtaattaaaggttattatagtattttttgtaattttattgatattatatccTTGCATAATATGAATGTTAGAAAATAATCATCCCAAAGGGAAATATTAGGTATAGATAAAACAAGAGAACTATGAACTCAAGTCTTCTACAATCGGGGTCTccaataatttctttaaatatattttttaatgaaaataaaattgacgTAAAGGTGTTGCCAGTATTTTTCAGGttccatttaaattatagtaggAGTTTAAAAAGTTCGTGAAAATAAACTAGCGCGATTACCGttacaaatagaaaattaatattttaatgaaatccttaattattataaaaaatagatcaatggcgctacaacctttttaggtctgggcctcagatttctctatTTGTTGATGATCATTTaacaatctaataggcatgtaggtgatcagccttctgtgcctgacgcacgccgtcgactttgggtctaaggtaagccggttttctcacgatgttttccttcgccgttcaAGTGAATGTTAATCGCgtatatataatgaaagtccattggtggacagccggagatcgaaccttcgacttcagggatgagagtcactaggccaacactgccttAATGACGCCTTACACTTTTTTTTGCAATTCTGTAGAAATCTTGATTTATCGGTCTATTTATCATGTGAAATGATGAATTAGATCCCGAAATGACAAGAGCTAAAGACTTGCGAGAAAACAATTTGTCATGCTTGGCTCTAGAGATTCGATTAagataaaatagttttctgGCTCGTACTTCGAATAGAAATGTAGTTGCTGAGCAGACTAAGCTGTggaatgttttcattaaatgttCTATACGTATATCTACGCCGCTTTAGTCAGGAGATTAGACTAAATATTATCACTCATCGTAGATTTgatatacaaattacaatcttagtacagataccggcaaacttttTGAGTGGGGAAAAgttttgcgcatcgtacacagcgcgggacacgaACGTCAACTGccttaccaatcacgcgattgAGATGTCACTCTCCCGCCGCCGCCTACCCTCCCAgcgatacctaaaaatcgcttatgcgcaggcaaggacatttgttcaagatgtttgccggtatctgtatgaGAGTGATGTTTGattgcagtgttggcctagtggcttcagtgtgcgactctcatccctgaggtcgtagtttcgatccccgactgtgtACGAATGGAGGAATTGAAATACgaatttctgtatatgttcacaattaacattcgctcggacagtgaagaaaaacatcgtgaggaaaccggctttccTTAGGCGGCGACGGCGTCGGTCAGTCACAGGAgcctaatcacctacttgcttattagatacATTGgaaaatgattatgaaacagatacagaactctgaggcccagacctaaaaaggttgtagtgtcacttatttattttaattttatatgatgcttgaattaaaaaacaataaattaataataataattgatccttgactataatttcaatagttgactcaaaacaaaatacaatatacttaaattcctcgtaaaaaaattacaaagtcTAAAAAAATTTCTAACTTTAggctgatttagtttttattcaattaaggTTATTATGAAGGCAAAAGTTAATTGAATTACAGCACATTAGTATGGCCGAGAGCTGTTACTAtcgattttatgaaatattgcaTGTTTTACGAAATGTTTAGCTTTTGGCGTTTAATGCATTTTTGTACCGCGAAACACTGTGTCGTACTTCTCATTTCACTTGAACTACGGGTACGTTTGTTGTGTACACTGTACACTAGCCACTAGTCAGTCGTCCTCGCTTAATTGACACCAGAACACTACGCTTCTTAGCGCCAGCGCtcgataaaaaaaactatacttAACATTTCCgcgttaataatattagcaagACCAAATAataggtaattttttaatttaagaaaagatTCCATGAAGTTTCCAATTAAACCGcgtaatatgtaaaaaaaaacaaatgctaCTTTAtggttttattgaaaattatacctatatgatttatttaacgtCTATATcgtaagtgataccgctgcctaTGGACTTTTAATACAGATACTCGCGACTTCgtttttgtaattatgtatattatggtaacaaagtataaataaataaaataactacgtaaacataaaaataaacttaatcatgattatttaaaatggatTAAACTCAgtgtaaaagtaatttaatgaatGTTTTGTTAGGAGTTTTCAATATTGGTTCTTATCGTCGTTAGAAATCGTGGTttgttgaaatttaatttccttTACAATTTGCAGCAAGGGTCTGCGGTGTGCTTATAAGTTGTGAATTGTATTGATTTAACATACGCTGTATCGTATCGTAACCTGTAGTAAGATAAACAGTAAATGCATTAATCCATTACGTTgtagttattaattaagttattatgtttatgatttatgttattttagtttatgatATGATTATGTTGGGGTTTCGTGATACTTTTCTTGTGTCTGCAGACATGTTCATTTATCCAATTTCTTCACCGTGTCAGCGAGTATTATTGGTATACACTTACACGTATCACtaacccacgtagtcctggaatgcgaggctgtgactaaacaac
This region of Pieris brassicae chromosome 13, ilPieBrab1.1, whole genome shotgun sequence genomic DNA includes:
- the LOC123717773 gene encoding ras-related GTP-binding protein A isoform X1, whose product is MHTYKAKTCILPVYKIVLLMGKSGSGKTSMRSIIFANYIARDTRRLGATIDVEHSHVRFLGNLVLNLWDCGGQEAFMENYFASQRDNIFRNVEVLIYVFDVESREMEKDYHYYQSCLEAILQNSPEARIFCLVHKMDLVAEERRDEIFKSREEDLKGLSKPLECTCFRTSIWDETLYKAWSSIVYKLIPNVKVLESSLKQFAAIVDADEVLLFERATFLVVSHCQRRAHRDAHRFEKVSNIVKQFKLSCSKLAAQFQSMEVRNSAFAAFIDGFTTNTYVMVELSDPKIPSEATLLNIRNARRHFEKLEKVSADHYH
- the LOC123717773 gene encoding ras-related GTP-binding protein A isoform X2, which translates into the protein MKKKVLLMGKSGSGKTSMRSIIFANYIARDTRRLGATIDVEHSHVRFLGNLVLNLWDCGGQEAFMENYFASQRDNIFRNVEVLIYVFDVESREMEKDYHYYQSCLEAILQNSPEARIFCLVHKMDLVAEERRDEIFKSREEDLKGLSKPLECTCFRTSIWDETLYKAWSSIVYKLIPNVKVLESSLKQFAAIVDADEVLLFERATFLVVSHCQRRAHRDAHRFEKVSNIVKQFKLSCSKLAAQFQSMEVRNSAFAAFIDGFTTNTYVMVELSDPKIPSEATLLNIRNARRHFEKLEKVSADHYH
- the LOC123717771 gene encoding protein HBS1, yielding MARHRNIRNRSYSDDYDYEDVYGHSVEDDVCLSPSDAAQFIYDRSRNQHAISQFLESDDIQEEPEIEVDVDNSRPSFERRESMDLRGLNLTEEDETKLMSCLDELRNVLGDTVSDTILIQAVIKHKFDYNKALDEILNNNKRDNIKVSTEKPKIVIDSAPIIPNLDKAPIISTSTLDKTILIASKPEENNIAVVKGFKINNDITYSRPQTPRDQSPAVTSRADNLDESKSTPKVKENKIDPTIKYSNERGSDKEHLYIVVIGHVDAGKSTLMGHLLCELGEVSQRTLHKYEQESKKIGKQSFMYAWVLDETGEERVRGITMDVGKAQFETKTKKVIILDAPGHADFIPNMITGAGQADVALLVVDATRGEFESGFELGGQTREHALLVRSLGVSQLAVAVNKLDTTNWSQERFNVIVKKLKLFLKQAGYKDSDVTFVPCSGLTGDNLVKPSNEAELLNWYTGPTLLDVIDKFNVPERPVSKPMRMSINDVYKGTGSGFCVAGRIENGIVNKGDKVLVCPSKEMAEVRNMAINELSTNIAFAGDQVAITLAGVEMQNVSIGYILCDSVYQVPVTSRFEARLVVFNVKVPITKGYPVLLHHQSLIESAHIRKLKALLNKSTGEMIKKKPRCLGNNSVAVVDIEVCRPICIERYKDVKELGRVMLRVAGVTIAAGLVTEIYTD